The Stigmatella aurantiaca DW4/3-1 genome contains the following window.
CAGACATCATCGGTGGTCACCTGGCGGACCCAGAGGGGGGCTCCCGTCGAGTCGTAGCGCGCGAGCGCGAAGCCGGTGGTCAGCGGAAAGGGTGCGTCCCCAAAGAATCCACCCGCCACGAAGCCGCCCGAACTGTCAGAGGCCATGGCCAGGAGCCGTTCGTAGCCCTTGCCGCCATAGTGGCGCGGCCAAGGGGCGATGACCTCTGGGACCGTGCCGGGCGGGTCTTCGGACGGGCTGGCCGGCGGCGTGGGCACGGCCTCGGAGGGTTCCTGGGGCGTGGGAGGGTCCGCGACCTGCTCCAGCGGGGGCGGTTCCTCCTGGGGAGACATGCCCTCCCCGCTCCCCCCACACGCCGCCAGCACCAGGGCGACCCACCACCCCCCGCGCCACTGTCCCGCCCTTCCCCGCCCGCCGCCCTGCCCCTGCCACCGCCCCGTCCCCGAAAACGTCTTCATGTCACTGCCCCTCCCCTGGCGTGTTTCGTTGCTTCACCTCTTCCAGCGCTCGGGGGCAGCGAGATGGACGAAAAAATCATTTCCCTCGCGAACAAGGCCGAGGCCTCCACTGCTTCGAGGGAAGAGGGATCGAATTGGAAGGAGCTCAGGGGTCCGGATCCGGGAGCTCTCCGGGGGCGAGTTCCGGTGCGGGCGGCGCGGGCGGGCGCTGGTTCTCCCGGCCCGTGCGGTGGGTGCTGTCCGGCGCGGACTGCTCTGCCGCTTCGGGCAGGGGCGCTCCTCCTCGGCGATCCTTGGGCGTCAGATCTTTCGTGAATTGGGCCGAGATCGCATCCACCAGGGAGGTGATGGCCCGCTGGAACAGCTCCGGGTTCTTGCCCACCTTGAACGGATCCAAGTGCTCGGCGTCCGTCTGGAGCTGATCCGCGTCGAAGGGGCGCCGCCACACCTCGTTGCGGCCGTCGAGCCAGAACATGCGCCCGTATCCCTTGATGTACGCCCCCGCCCGCCCCTTCTCGCTGTGCATGCCGTAGTCCTGGACGACGAACTCGACGATCGCATCCGCCCCCAGCGGCGCGAGCAGATCGTAGTCCGGCGCGTTCGCCGGCACTTCCTCCACCAGGAAGCTCTCCAGGGCGGTGGCCACCCGCGCCGGATCCAGCACGCTCGTCCAGGGCCGCTCCCTGGGAAGCTGGTGGATGGTGTTCACGCGCAGCCGCTCGGAGATCTCGAAGCGCGTCACCGCCGCCGCCAGCTTGGCCTGGAGCCGCCGATCCGCTTCCTTGGGCTCAAGCTTCTTGAGTTTTTCAGAGTAGGTGTCGTCTTCCCGGAAGACGAGGCTCTTGGGGCCCGCCCCATCCTCGATGCGGGAGATGAAGGCTGGACGCGCCACCCGGTCCAGGTTCGAACCCGACAGCCGCGTCGACGTGCATGCGGAGAAGAAAACCAGCAGGAAGAGAATCGAGCATCGCGCCATGCCCTACACATATCGCAACCCAGGCGGCCGGGCCCCTTCCCACCCTCCCCCCGGATTTGCGGCGCCGGGGAGCACTGCTACCCTTGCGGGCGTGAGCCCTCCGAACCCGTCCCCGCCTCCTTTCCGCAAGAAGCGCCTCGGAGAGATTCTCCTGGACGCGGCCCTCCTGTCCGAGACGCAGCTGCGCACGGCCCTGGCCGAGCAACGCAAGTGGGGCGGCAAGCTCGGCCATACCCTGGTGCAGATGGGCTTCGTGGACGAGAACTCCATGGTTCACGCCCTCTCCCGCCAGCTCCAGATTCCCTCCGTGGATCTGGCCCAGGTGGCCCCGCCCGCGCACGTGTTCCAACTCTTCCCGGCGGCGCTCGCCGAGCGGTACACGGTCTTCCCGGTGGCGGTGGACCTCTCACACAAGACGCTCACCCTGGCCAGTGCGGATCCCACCAATGTGGAGGCCCTGCACGAGCTGGCCTTCCACACGGATTACCGCATTCAGGTGGTGGTCAGCAGTGCCTCCGCCATCGAGCGCGCCATCCGCCAGCACTATTACGGTGGCATGGGCACCACCACCGCCCAGCCCAGGGAGTTCGGGCTCGACGAGCCCTTCTACGAGTTCACGCCCCCGTCTTCTCCCGTCACACGGTCGCCCCGGGAGGCCGAGTTGGCCCAGCGCGTGGATGCGCTCACCCAGCAGGTGGCCGATCTGGAGCGCATGGTGGCCAACCAGGCCCGTTCCCTGAGCACGCTCATCGAGGTCCTGGAGTCCCGGGGGGCCCTCTCCCGCCAGGAGTATTTCGCCCGGATGCGGGGCCCGTCGCGCTCCTGAGCCGCCGGAGAGGATCCCGGCTCAAACCAGCAGGTTCTCCGCCGTGGGGTCCCGGTCCTTCTCGTTCGTGAGCGCCTCGGTCCGGCGCAAGCGCTGCTCGGACAGTTTGGAGACGAGCTCGAGAATCTGCGGGTGCGTGAGGATGAGCGAGTCGAAGTCCTCGCGGGGCAGCCGCAACAGCGAGGTGCGCCGGATGGCCACCACCGTGGCCGTGGCGGGCGTCTTCAACAACAGGGAGATCTCCCCGAAGAGTTCGCCCTCGCGCAGGCGCGAGAGTACCTGGCCGCCCTTGCTCGCCTCCACCTCGCCGGAGAGGACCACGTAGAGCCCTTCGACCCGGTCTCCTTCGCGGACGATGAGCTCGTCCTTCTTCACATCGCGGGCCCGGAAGCGCTCCACCAGCATGCGCCGGTCCTTGCGCGCGAAGGGCTGGAACAGCTCCGAGGTGCTCATCACGTTCGTCAGGAGCCGGTCCCGGCAGAACTTCTTGAGTGCCCGCGCCACCTGGGGATAGCGGCGTGACAGCTGGGCCAGCACCGGGGCGGGGACTTCCAGGAGGAGCGTCTCCGGGGAGGTGCTCTCCACGGTGGCCATGCGCGGTGCTCCCGACAGCAGCGCCATCTCTCCGAAGAAGGCACCGATGCCCAGGGTCGCCAGGTCCTTTCCCTCATCCCGGAAGACGCGCACCGCGCCTTCACAGATGATGTAGAAGGCGTTGCCCCGGCTGCCGCGCTCGAAGACCCGCTGGCCCCGGGGAATGTGGCGCAGCGGACACCCGTCGAAGAACTCGATGAAGGCATCGCGCGGCAGGTCCGAGAACAGGGGGATGTCCGGCAGGGCGTTGAGCGGCTTGTCCCGCGAGGACACTTCCTCCGCGAGGCTGAACAGGGCCTCCTCCAGGGAGGACGAGGTTTCGGGACCGCGCTGCCTCAGGCTCGTGCGCGCGGCCTGTTCCACCTCTTGGAGCAGCGTGTCGGCCTGCTCGGGCTCCAGCGCGGGCGAGGCGGCGGGCGGCTCCGGGGGACTCGGCTCTCCGGTGCTGGGGGGCGGCGCCCAGACGGCGTCATGAGGAAGGAGGAGCTCGCTCGCGGCCTTCAAGGAGAGCTGCTTCTTGCCCTCCCCCAGATCGATCTCGAAGGTGGTCTCTTCCTGCGGCTCGCTCCGGCGAGCGTACAGGTCCGCGAGCATCTGCTGAATGCCCCGGTGCGAAGGGTCCAGCTCGAGCAGCCGCTTGCTCGCGGCGAGGGCGCGCGGGAGGAAGCCCTCGCGAGCGAACCCCTCGGCGGCGAGCTGGTAAGCCGAGACGGCCCGCGCCCGCTGGCCGGAGCGGGCCCAGGCCTCGCCCAGGCGCGCATGGGCATGGTGGTCCTTGGGCTGTTTGAGGCAATACCGCTCGTAGAACTCCGCGGCCTGAGAGAAGCGGCCCTGGGTGAAGGCCTCGACGGCCTGAGCCTGGAGCGAGCCTGGGTCCATGTCAGCGAGCTCCCTCCGTTGCCGTGCCGCCCTTGGTCAACGCCGCGCTCGCGGCTTCGCGGACGCGCCGGTAGTAGTCGCTCTTGAGCGCATCCAGCGCCTCTGCCTGGGCGCTGGTGCCCATCCGCTGGAGGGCCACGGCCGCGGCGGCCCGGACCTCGGGCTGATCATGGTAGAGGTTGCGTGCCACCCCCTCGGCGGCCCGGGAGTCGCCGATCTCCCCCAGGGCCAGCAGCAGCTCCCGCCTCGCCACGCTGGAGGGATCCTCCAGGGCCTTGATGAGGGTGTCCACCGCGTCCTTGGCCTGGAGCTTCCCGAGAATATGGGCGGCCAGCACCGCCTCCGCGCCTCCTCCGCGCACCACCTCTTGCAAGGCGGGCGAGGCGGACGCGGGCGCGCCGAAGCGGCTCAAGGCATCGAGCAGCACCAGCTTCTCGCTGGAGAACTGGGGCAGCAGGGAGACGAGGGCGGCCTGGCCGGCTTCGCCCTGCTCGGCCAGCGCCAGCGCCAGCGCCTTCTGGAGCTCTCGCTCGGATTCGAACATGCCGCCCTTGGCCGCTTCCACGCCTTCGGGGCCCAGGCGGGCCAGCCCGATCAGGGCCGCGGAGCGCAAGGGGAGGCTGGGATCACCCGCGTGCTGCTTGAGCACATCCAGGGCTCCCGGCGCTTTCACCGCCCCCAGGGCGCGCAGCACGGCGGCGAGCGGCTCGAGGCGCTGGGGCTCCACCTCGTCGTACAGCTCCGAGGGCACCCGAGGTTGGACCTGCACCTGGCCCGCGTCCCGGGCGCGCTGGGCATTGAGGCTGCGGACCCGATCGAAGAGCTGGGCGGTCTTCGCGTTGCGGGGCTCCTTGCCATCCTGGGGGGCCGAGGGATCGAACCCAGGGGCGTAGACCTGGGGCAGCGGGCTGGGCACCCAATCCTGGCGCAGGGGCTCGAGGGCCTTGAGTTCCTGCTCGTAGAGCTTCTGGACGGCGGGGCCCGCGGCGGGGTCACCGATGGCGGTCACGGCCTCCAGGGCGAGCATGCGCTGGGAGGCATCCGCCGAGGTGAGCACCGGCAGCACCCGGGACAGCATCGGTTGCGCGGCGGGGCCGAGGCCCGCCACCGCTTGCAGGCCACTGTCGATGCTGGCCGGGCGGGAGAGCCGCTCGGCGATGGGCTCCAGCGGGCAGCCCCCGCGTGAGCGCATGGTCCGGCCCGCGACGAGGGACTCGGCCAGGGCGCCTTCCAGGGAGATGGTGCACAGGGCCGCGTCGGTCTCCGGGCCCCGCGGCATGGAGGCCAGGGAGTCGATGGCCAGGGAGCTGACGACGCTCTTCTCCAGGGCGACCGCCTGGAGGCGAGCCACCGCCGTGGTGTCCTGGAGCTTGCTGAGCGCGGTGATGGAGGCCTCGCGCAGTTGAGGGAAGCTCTCGTCGAGCAGCGGAGCGATGGCGCTCACGGCGCGCCGGTCCCCCGCGTCCCCCAGCCCCCGCACGGCGGCGGCGGCGAGGACGACCTGACTGTCCCGGACGAGCGGCAACAGGCGGTTGACGGCTTCGGGGCGCCCGCTCTTGCCAAGCTCCTCGGCGGCCCCCACGCGCTCGGGAAGCGAGCCCTCGTTGAGGGTCGTCAGGTTGCGATCCCAGATGGCCTTGGACTCCGCGGCGACCGCCTCGGCCATGGCGCCTGGGACGTTCGCGGACTTGAGCGCCTGGACGATGATCTGGCGCGTATTGCGGGCGCGCCGGCTGTATTGAAGGGTGAGGTAGGCCTTGGCCTTGTCGTTCTTGATCTTGGACAGCGCCATGGCGGCGCGGCCCTGGACGCTCTCGTCGGGATCCTCGAGCAGCTCGCCCAGCAGGTCCACCACGCGCGGATCCTGGCTTCCACCCAGGGCCTCGGCGGCCTCTCCCCGGACGATGGAGGCCATGTCCTTGGCCGCCCGAGTGAAGAGGACCAGATCGTCGGCGTTGCCCTGCTTCGCCAGTGCCTGGACCGCCTGAGCACGGATCTCCGGCCGGGGGCTCTGGAGATCGGCGAGGAGCTGATCCCGGTTGCCCTGGCACGCGGTGGCCAGGCCGAGGGACAGAACGAAGAAGAGGGAGCGAACGCCGGGTCTCATCGCACTCCGAGGGCAGCGGTGGGGACCTCGTTTATATCAGTCCCCACGGCGGGAGCCTCGCTCCCTCACGTATCAGCGAGGACGGCGGGGGCCAGCAGGCTTCCGGGGCCCCCGGCTTCCTCCAGGGCTCGACCGGTGGGAATCCCAGGAGGTCCCCTGCCCCCGCTTCTTGGTCTTGTTCCAGTCGACGAAGCCCTTGCCGCCTTCCTCTCCGCCTTCTGCGCGAGGGCTCGTGCGGGCGGGACGGCCCTCGGCCGCGGCGCCACCGAAGCGGGGCGAGCGGGGGCGCTCCGTGCCCTCTGCTCTGGGCGCTCGCTCCCGGCGCTCGGGACGGCCCGCGCTCTCGCCGCGAGGCTTCCACTCCTTGCGCTCGGGACGGCCCGCGCTCTCGCCGCGGGGAGCCCAGGCTTTGCGCTCGGGACGGTCCGCGCTCTCGCTGCGGGGCTTCCACTCCTTGCGCTCGGGACGGCCCGCACCCTCTCCTCGAGGCTTCCACTCCTTGCGCTCGGGACGGTCCGTTGGCTCACCCCGAGGGGCCCAGGCCTTGCGCTCGGGGCGGCCCGCACCTTCGCCGCGGGGCTTCCACTCCTTGCGCTCGGGACGGCCCGCACCCTCTCCTCGAGGCTTCCACTCCTTGCGCTCGGGACGGTCCGTTGGCTCACCCCGGGGGGCCCAGGCCTTGCGCTCAGGGCGGCCCGCGCCTTCGCCACGGGGTTTCCACTCCTTGCGCTCGGGACGGTCCGTTGGCTCACCCCGGGGGGCCCAGGCCTTGCGCTCAGGGCGGCCCGCGCCTTCGCCACGGGGTTTCCACTCCTTGCGCTCGGGACGGTCCGCGCCTTCACCCCGGGGGGCCCAGGCCTTGCGCTCGGGGCGGCCTGTGCCTTCGCCGCGAGGCTTCCACTCCTTGCGCTCGGGACGGTCCGCGCCTTCACCCCGGGGAGCCCAGCTCTTGCGCTCAGGGCGAGCACTTCCCTCGCTCTTCTTCCACTCCGAGCGACGAGGGCGTTCGCTGCCCTCTTCGCTCACGGCCGCGGACGAAGTCCGGCCAAACCGTGCCAGTCCGGTACCACCCTCCGTCCGGGGGGATTTCCCGGCCGGTTTGCGCTCGGGGCGCCCGGCGGCGGCCGGACGCGCCCGTCCCGTCTTTGCGGCGGCCGGAGACCGGCTCGGCTTCGCCGGAGCGGCGGCGGCCCCCTCGACCTCGAACCCCTCACCGTCCTCATCCTCCTCGAAGCCGGGAGCGGCGCGCCCATGCCTCCGGGGCGGCAAGTTCAGCTCTCCCTCGGGCGGTGCCGTCCTGGCCTCGGCCACGTCCTGGAGCAGGCGCACCTCCGTGGAGGTGAGCGGGCGCAGCTCGCCTGGGCGCACGCCGCTCACGCCAACACCCGCGTAGGCCGGCCGGAACAGCCGCACCACCGGGTGCCCCACCGCGGCGCACAGCCGCTTGATGAGGTGGGGCCGTCCCTCGGCGACGACGATCTTCAGCCACGTGTTGCGCTCGGCCTGCTCGAACAGGTCCACCGACAGGGGGGTGGCCATTCCATCCTCGAGCCGCACGCCGCCGCGCAGCTTCTCCAGCGTGGCCCGGTCGGGCGAGCCCTTCACCTTGGCCAGGTACGTGCGCGGCACCTGAAAGCTGGGGTGCGTGAGCTTGTGCGCCAGCGTCCCGTCATCGGTGAAGAGCAGCGCGCCCTCGGCGTCGTAGTCCAACCGGCCCACGGGGAAGAGCCGCTTGCCGGTGGCTTCCACATAGCTGGCCACCGTGGGCCGTCCCTGGGGATCCGACAGGGTCGTCACCACGCCGGCCGGCTTGTACAGCAGGTAATAGGAAGAGGTTTCGGGCAGCGACACCAGCTCGCCATCCACGCTGACCAGGTCCGTGCCAGGCTCCACCCGGCTGCCCAGCTCGGTCACCTTCTGGTTGTTCACCATCACCCGGCCCGCGGTGATGAGCTCTTCGGCGTGCCGGCGCGAAGCGACTCCCGCGCGGGCCAGATACTTCTGCAATCGCTCAGCCATGCTCTTGATGCCTTCGTGCCCGTTATTCGGGCTTGGGCCCCGGGCTTCCCGCTTCGGGAGGTTTCGGGGGCGTGTTCGTCAACAGGCCGCTGGTGGCCTTTTGCGTCTTCTCGGCGGCCTCGATGGCCTCTTCCAGCTTTTCCAGCGCGGCCTCTGACGCCGCCGCATTCTTGTCCAGGCGCTTCTGGAAGCCCGGGTCCGACAGGGCCTCCACCGTACCGGCCGCCCCCGGTACCGGAGCGACCTCCTTCTCGACGATCTCCCGGTGCTCCTGCGTCAGCTCGTGGAACTCCCGGAGCGTGGGCAGGGAGGCCAGGTCCTTGAGCGCGAAGAACTCCAGGAACTCGCGTGTGGTGCCATACAGGATGGGCCTGCCCACCTCTTCCTTCTTTCCGAGAATCTTCACCAGCTTGCGGTCCATCAACGCCTTGATGACGGCGCCGCAATCCACCCCGCGGATGTCCTCCACCTCGGGCCGGGTGACGGGCTGCCGGTAGGCGATGATGGCCAGCGTCTCCACGGCGGCCCGGGTGAGCCGCTGCGGCTTCACCCGCAGGTAGCGCCGCACGTACTCCGCCGAGTGCGGGTCCGTGCGGAACTGCCACCCGTCGGCCACCTCGTGCAGGACGATGCCGTTGACGCCGTCGCGGTGCAGGCCGGAGATCTGATTGAGCGCCTTGGCGATGAGCTCCCGGTCGATGCCGGTGCTCTCGTAGAGCTGGTCCACCGTCAGCGGCTTGTCGGCCACGAACAGGACGCTCTGGAGCACGGTGCGGATGCGGTCCTCGGACAGCCGCCGGCTCTTCTGGACGAGCTTCTCGAAGGACGTCTCCAGGTCCGGCCCGGCGTCCTCCTCGATGGCGATGGCCTCCACTTCGTCCAAATCACTCGCATCCCCGGGGCCGGTGACGGCGGCGATCTCGTCCTCGGAGAACGGGCCGGGGCCGCCGGGCGTTCCAGGGGGTGGGCCCTTGTCCGTCTTCCTACCGATAGTCACTCTCGTCCACCTCCGTGGGGACCAGCCGCTCCAGGGCGTCGCCGTTGGGTGTCAGGATGATGTCCTTCAACGGTTCCTCCTGAACCACGCGGATGAGGCGCCGCTTTACCATCTCCAGGATCGCGAGGAACGTCACAACGACTTCCTGCCGCGTACTCGCCTCGGTGAACAGGCTGGTGAAGGCCACCTGCCCCTCGGTGCGCACCCGCTCGGCCACCTTGAGCAGGGCCTCCGAGAGGCTGACGCGCTCGAGCACCACCTCGTGCTGCACCTTGGGGACCAGCCGCTCGAGCACCCGGTCCAGGGCCTCGATGAGCTTGAGGACAGAGAACTCCTGGAGCCCCACCTCCTCCTCGGGGATGGGGATGGCCTCTACCGGCACGTTGCGCGTGTACACGTCCCGGCCGAGCAAGTCCTGCCGGGCGAGCTGCTCCGCCGCGTCCTTGTACTTCTGGTACTCCAACAACCGGCGCACCAGCTCCGCGCGGGGGTCGTTCGCCTCTTCCACGGCCGCCTCGGAGGCTTCCAGGGGGGCGGCCTCCTGGCGGGGCAGCAGCATGCGGCTCTTGAGGTGGGCCAGCGTGGAGGCCATCACCAGGAACTCCCCGGCGATGTCCAGGTTCAGCTCCCGCATCCGCTCCAGGTATTCCAGGTATTTCTCGACAATCAGGGCGATGGGGATGTCGAAGATGTCGAGCCGGTGCTCCCGGATGAGGTGGAGCAGCAGATCGAGCGGGCCCTCGAAATTGGGCAGGGCAATCCGGAAGGCGTCCCCGGGCGAGCGGGGCACCTCGGTGTCGCCGGAGCCCTCATCGGGCGGCTCCCGGCGGTCATCGGTCACCGGTCATCCTTCGGGAACATCGGACTGAACCCCTTAGCAGTGGCCTCCCAAGGGGTCAAACTTTCCAACCTCAGGAGATACCCACGGCGCGGCGGACCTGGTCCATCAGGGGGGCGGCCTTCTCGCGGGCCCGGCGGGCCCCGTCCTGGAGGATGCGCTCCAGCTCGCCGGGGTCCCGGAGCAGCTCCTCGCGGCGCTGGCGCGCGGGCCCGAAAGTCGTGTGGAAGGCCTCCAGGAGCAGCTTCTTGTACTCCCCATACCCCTTGCCCCCGGCGCGCCAGGTGGCGTCCGCGGCGGCGAACTCGGCGGGCGGGAGCATCACCTTCATCAAGTCATAGAGGGCGCTGCCCTCGGTGGGTTTGGGGGCCTCCACGGGCGTGGAGTCCGACTTGATGCTCATGAAGCGCTTTTTGATCTCCTTCTCGTCCCCGAAGAGGTCGATGGTGTTGCCGTAGGACTTGGACATCTTCTGCCCATCGACGCCCATCACGGTGGCGGTGCTCTCCTGGAGCCGGGCCTCCGGGAGCTTGAGGATGCCGGGGGCGTGGCCCTTCTGCTTGCCTTCGGGGTCGGCGGGATCGTACCCAGGCACATAGGTGAGGTTGAACTTCACCGCCCAGTCGCGCGCGAACTCGATGTGCTGGACCTGATCCTTGCCCACCGGGACGACGTCCGCGCTGTAGAGCAGGATGTCCGCGGCCATCAGCACCGGGTAGGCAAAGAGGCCGAAGTCCGGGCTGATGCCCTTGGCGACCTTGTCCTTGTAGCTGTGGGCGCGCTCGAGGTTCGCGTGGGGCACCACGGTGCCGAGGATCCAGTACAGCTCCGTCACCTCCCGCACATCGCTCTGCCGGAAGAGGATCGCCCGGCTGGGATCCAGCCCCAGCGACAGGTACGCGAGCGCGGCCTCCCGCGTGAACTCCTCCGCCTTGGCGGGCTCCCTCACCGTGGTGAGCGCGTGCAGGTTGGCGATGAAGTAGAACGCCTCGCCCTCGCTCTGCAGCTGGATGAACTGCCGGATGGCGCCGTAGTAGTTGCCAATGTGCAGCCGGCCCGAGGACTGAACGCCGGAGAGAATGCGCATGGGTCGAACCGCCCTCTTCGCAAAAAGGAGGGCCCTCGTTCGCATACCCGCCGTCCCCCTGCAACCGCCTTTTCCCCCGGACTCCGGGTGCTTTGAGAAACACGCCCCGTTCTGCATTGGACGTTGGAGGCGCTTGCCACTGGATCTTTGTGTCTACTGCATAAAAATCCTGAAATATCAGTGGGTTGTGAAGCGCGGAGGGGGGCGCTAGTCTTAAGATGTCGTAAGCAGGCGGCCGTACGCCTGGGAGAGAGGTCGAATGGAGCATTTCAAGGGGAGCCTGAGCCACTACCCCATGGACGTCACAGTGCCGGCCCTCCTGGCTCGCAAGGTCGAAGGCACACTCCGGGTGGAGCGCGGCGCGGTGGCCCGCTACTTCCTGTTCCGGGGCGGTTTCCTGGTGGGCGAAAGCTCCAACGTGCCCAGCGAGCACCTGGCCCAGGTGCTGGTGGACCTCGACATCCTCGATGCGCCCCGGGCGGCGCTGGCGTTCGAGGCGGCGGAACTGGCGCGGCTGCCCTATGGCGCCTTCTTGGTGAGGCAGCAGTTCGTGGAGCTGCCCCGGCTTCAGGAGGCGCTGGAGCACAAGGCGCGCGAGGCATTTTTCGACTGCTACAATTGGGACTCGGGCGAGGTGGAGTTCACCTTGCAGATGCCCTCGATGGAGCAGGCGGTGGAGTTGAAGCTGTCGCTGGCGAGCCTGCACCGGGACGCGGTGGAGCGCCTGCGGGAGTGGAAGGTGTTCCGGGAGATCTTCACCGGCATGGACACCACCTTCCGCGTCTTCCACGAGTACGCGCTGGGCAGCTTCTCCGAAGAGGAGTCCTCGCTCCTGAACCGGGCGGACAGCGGGGCCACGCTGGCCGAGCTGCTCGCTTCGGGCGCGGAGCCGCGGATCTTCGTGGCGCGGCGGCTGCTCCACCTCTACCGGCGCGGGGCCATCTCGCCCCACCAGCACGAGGGGCCCTCGCTGGGCGAGTCCGCGGACATCCCGGAGATGCTGTCGATGGCCCGGCGGTTCATGGACGTGGGCAAGTACGACCATGCGCTGGAAGTCGCCGCGCAGGTGCTCGAGCGGGGGCCGGTGCAGGAGGCCCATGCCCTGTACCGGGCGGCGGAGATCTCCCTGACGCTGGCCTCCTGTGACGAGCTGTTCGCGCTGGATGGGCGGTTGCTCTTCGAGCCCCTGCCCCGCCCGCTTCCCGCCTCGCTCACGGCGGACGATCTGTACCTGTACTCCAAGCTGCGGGGCAGCGTGACCATCCGCCAGGCCTTGCGCACGGCGGCCATGGGAGAGGCGGCCGCGTCCCGGTCGATGCACCGGTTGCTGGCCATGGGGCTGCTGCGCATTGCCCCGCCGATGGGTGATCTCGAACCGCAGCGCAAGACGGACCCCTACGGCTTTCTCCCCACGCTGGAGGTCTGAGCCGGCGGGGGGGGCTCAGCCGTACAGCCGCCGCAGCTCGATGCCCTCGCGCAGCATCTGGACGTCTGGGTAGACCGTGCCCAGGTCCAGTTGCACGTACGTCTTGTGCTCGTCCAGGAGCGCGAAGCTGGTGGAGACGCAGAGCTGCTCCAGGCCCATGCGCTCATAGCCCTCGCGCACCACGTCATGGCCGTAGATGGCGATGCGGCCGCCCAGCACGGACAGGAACGCGCGGGCCTGCTCCGCGGTGGCCATGCGGCTCCACAACATGGGGCCCAGCACGGACTCGCGGAAGAACTCCTCGATGCCCCAGCCGAAGTAGCCCTCGAGCTTCACGTCCTCCAGTTGCGCCAGGCTGCGCAGGGGCGCGGAGGGCGCGGCGTGCAGGAGGACGACGCCGTTGGGGGCCACGGCCACCAGGGGCAACTGCTGGATGAGGCTCCGCAGGGTCTGCACCTCGTCCGGCGCCATGCGCTCTTCCAGAACCTGGGCCTCGTCCGCGTGGAACTTGGCGGTGCGCGGGCCGCCCACGTGGGCGTGCTCGTGGTTGCCCATCAGGCAGTGGACGCGTCCCGGGTAGCGTGCCTGGGCGCGGAGGAACGCCTGAATGACCTCGGGAGACTCATCCTTATAAGGAGTGCCGAGGTAGTCCGGCCACTGCTGCTCGGTGAGCGCGTCGGGCCCGTGCACCATGTCACCGGTGAAGACGAGAACGGTGTCCTGGGGGGAAGCTTCCAGAAGCGTGACCATGCGCTGAAAATCCCGCAGGTTGCCCTGGATGTCGGTAGCGACCAGGAGCCGGCCAGAATCGGGGAGCCTGAGGAGGCGGGAAGTCACGGCCTCCAGCCTAGATGCAGATGGGCCAAGCTCAAGTCCCTGCCCTTTTTATCGAGGGTGTAGCCTCCCCCAGAAGGCGTTCTCGCGGGCTCCTTGGGAACATCCCAGACATCTCGTCCCCCAATGGCTATCAGCGGGAAGACGGAGGAGCCCGTTTATCACCGGGTGTCTTGGAGAAGCCTCTCACGGCTTCGTCTGCTTCCGGGCGGGCCAGGGCTCGAGATCCGGGGGCACCCAGCCTGCTTTGGCGCGCGGCGAATCCAAGGTCTCCTTCCGGTAGTGGCGCGCCAGCAGCTTGGAGTCCAGCAGCTCCGGGTGCGCCTCCAGGAAAGCCTCGAACGCGGCTGGCGCGGGTGTCTCGTCGAGTGCCACCTGCAGGCGCTCGGCCCAGGCCCGCGTCATCGTCTCGTGGAACTTCCCCGCCGCCCCCAGCGCCGTGGCGTAGTGGCGCACCAGCGTCCGGATTCGCTCCAGCCCCGCCTCGAAACCGTGCGCCCTCAGGCACACCCATCCCA
Protein-coding sequences here:
- a CDS encoding segregation and condensation protein A, translating into MTDDRREPPDEGSGDTEVPRSPGDAFRIALPNFEGPLDLLLHLIREHRLDIFDIPIALIVEKYLEYLERMRELNLDIAGEFLVMASTLAHLKSRMLLPRQEAAPLEASEAAVEEANDPRAELVRRLLEYQKYKDAAEQLARQDLLGRDVYTRNVPVEAIPIPEEEVGLQEFSVLKLIEALDRVLERLVPKVQHEVVLERVSLSEALLKVAERVRTEGQVAFTSLFTEASTRQEVVVTFLAILEMVKRRLIRVVQEEPLKDIILTPNGDALERLVPTEVDESDYR
- the trpS gene encoding tryptophan--tRNA ligase, with product MRILSGVQSSGRLHIGNYYGAIRQFIQLQSEGEAFYFIANLHALTTVREPAKAEEFTREAALAYLSLGLDPSRAILFRQSDVREVTELYWILGTVVPHANLERAHSYKDKVAKGISPDFGLFAYPVLMAADILLYSADVVPVGKDQVQHIEFARDWAVKFNLTYVPGYDPADPEGKQKGHAPGILKLPEARLQESTATVMGVDGQKMSKSYGNTIDLFGDEKEIKKRFMSIKSDSTPVEAPKPTEGSALYDLMKVMLPPAEFAAADATWRAGGKGYGEYKKLLLEAFHTTFGPARQRREELLRDPGELERILQDGARRAREKAAPLMDQVRRAVGIS
- a CDS encoding DUF4388 domain-containing protein — encoded protein: MEHFKGSLSHYPMDVTVPALLARKVEGTLRVERGAVARYFLFRGGFLVGESSNVPSEHLAQVLVDLDILDAPRAALAFEAAELARLPYGAFLVRQQFVELPRLQEALEHKAREAFFDCYNWDSGEVEFTLQMPSMEQAVELKLSLASLHRDAVERLREWKVFREIFTGMDTTFRVFHEYALGSFSEEESSLLNRADSGATLAELLASGAEPRIFVARRLLHLYRRGAISPHQHEGPSLGESADIPEMLSMARRFMDVGKYDHALEVAAQVLERGPVQEAHALYRAAEISLTLASCDELFALDGRLLFEPLPRPLPASLTADDLYLYSKLRGSVTIRQALRTAAMGEAAASRSMHRLLAMGLLRIAPPMGDLEPQRKTDPYGFLPTLEV
- a CDS encoding metallophosphoesterase; amino-acid sequence: MTSRLLRLPDSGRLLVATDIQGNLRDFQRMVTLLEASPQDTVLVFTGDMVHGPDALTEQQWPDYLGTPYKDESPEVIQAFLRAQARYPGRVHCLMGNHEHAHVGGPRTAKFHADEAQVLEERMAPDEVQTLRSLIQQLPLVAVAPNGVVLLHAAPSAPLRSLAQLEDVKLEGYFGWGIEEFFRESVLGPMLWSRMATAEQARAFLSVLGGRIAIYGHDVVREGYERMGLEQLCVSTSFALLDEHKTYVQLDLGTVYPDVQMLREGIELRRLYG